TGAGCAGGGGGTGCCACTAGGCCAGCAGGCAGAGGTGCTGGATTGCCTGGGTGATGCTGCTGCAAAGAGACACCCAAAAACCCACTTCCAGTGtgtgccagctcctgggagagCTGTGAGGGTGAGGGCCATGGGTCCCTGCAGTGGGAATTCGGTTAGGGTTGCAGGCAGCAGCCGTGGTGCAGGAGGGGCTGACAGGAGCTCGGGGTGCCTGGGCTCACAGGGTCCGTGGGTGCAGGAGGTGCTCCCGGGGCACCACGGTGGGTGCAGGCAGTGGAACCCTGCCCAGCCAGCCGTGCTGGGACTACCCCGGCTACACTGCTGGTGTGCCTGGCTCCAGGGCACCTgggggctggctctgctcatGGTGTCCCTCAGGCAGtgcctccctccttccctccctccctccttccctccctccctccctccctccctcccaggtgtggtggcactgcctggggggTGCCTCTGGCTGTGGGGGCCATTTCCACACAGCTCAGCATTCTAGCCCATTCCCTGCAAACCTGGAGCTGTCAGTGGCTGCATGCCTGGCTTTGCCAGTGCTTCTGTCTCAGGAATATGTCAGGGGGCTGGCAGGTGGGTGCTCCTGTTCCTGTCTGGGTATGGGGCTGCCAGAACACCCTGAGCCCTCGCCCTGGCCTGTGCAGTCTCTGCCCTGCCGTGGCCTCTCCCTCACAGCCTGGGGCTCTGggtgagcagcagagccagcaggaaggGAACAGGCTGTGGAAATGCAGGTGTGATGCACGTGTTGGGCAGTGGGTCACTCCCTGGAGGGTGTGGGCACATCCCTGGGGTTGGGCTGCACTTGCTGCAGAGCAACTCGCAGCTCAGCTGCCCTTGCAGGGCCTGTGGGCAGGAAACAGGAGGGTCCTGGGCAGCATCTCGGCTCTCCTAAcctgtccctctgctgctgcaggagttACAACCAGTCGTGTGACATGGAtggccccagctcctgctgcacacTGGATCACATCCCCCTCGTCAGGTGAGCAGCCTCAGGGTGGGAGcatgggcagagctgctctgagacCCCTCCAGGGCAACCCAGGAGGGTGTCCTGGGGAGGGAGCCAAGCACACACCCCAGTGCCCCCTGTCTGAGGGCTCTGTGGGTCTTGTTTGTCCCCACAGCAAGTGTGGCACCCTGCCTCCTGAGAGCTGCTTCTTCAGCCTCAtctgcagcctgggctcctTCATGGGTAAGTGCCTGCTGCCGGGGaagcagggccaggagaggcTGCCCTGCAGGCACCCCGGCATGGGGCAGCAGTGGGATGAGGGGGGCCGCAGACAGGGGCATGTGACGGGGCCGTGTTTCCCTCTGCAGTCATCCTGGTGGGACTGCTGCGCTACGCCCACCTCCTGGAGCGCCTGGGGCCATCCCTCCTCAACACCCTGGGGCTGGCCACTGGCTGGGTCTGCGCTGCTGGCCTCACCATGGTTGGCAACTTTCAGGTAAGGCACCTCCTCAGGAGTCCCTGGGGTAGGGGGGCAGGAGAGGGCCTTGGCTGGAGCGGGGCAATGGCTGGGTAGGGTTTGGGGTGGTTGTTTTGGTCCAGTGACCCATCCATGCagtccttcccttcccctgagTCAGTGCTGTGCTTCCCAGGGTGCTGGGAGTCCTCTTTGTGTATTCATCGTTCAAGTCCAGATTAAGCCGCTGGGTTTGGTTTAACCCTTACCTGAGCCCCCTCTGCACTGTCTGTCCCCTCCATGGGCACGTGCAGGGGCAGGGACATGCTGTTCAGGCTGCTCCTGATCCTGCCCAGGGGGTGAAGCCAGGAAACTGTCGGGGCAGAGCCTGTGCTCACAGGGGCTGGAGCGGGCCCGGGCTTGGCAGCACACGGCGGTGCTCAGCCCCTCCTGCATGCCAGGCACCGGCCTCCTGGCAGCTCTCTGTGGCAGCCAGGCCCTCCTGCTGGAAGGGAGGCTGCTGCCCACACCAGCCCCAGGAGAAGCTTTTCAGGCCCCAGTCCCCCTTGTGCCCCAGCTGTAGTGAGCGGCACTGGGCTGACACTCATCAGGGGTCCCTGATGTTGCTCAGGGCAgagggcagcccctgcccctgggcacagcagggctgctggcccATGGATAAAAGAAACAGAGCTCTTTGAGATCCCAGCAGTAGATGCTGGATCCAAGTCTGCTCTTCAGCCAGGAGTGAGGCACATAGTGAGCTGCCTGGACCTGCTCCTGGCATGTCTGCACCCCTTCCTGGGCAGGAGTCCAACTCCTGGAGCAGAGTCATGCTGTGATAGGCAGTGTCCCAGGGGATTGGCACTGATGGTCTCTTCCCCACAGGTGGATCATGCCAAGGTGCTACACTACATTGGGGCGGGGGTGGCCTTTCCCACCAGCatgctgttcctgctcctgcagtccATCCTCACCTACCGCATGGCCAAAACCCGAGCGCAGTACTGGACCGGCCACCTACGTAGCATCCTCACCATTGTGGCCTTCTTCACCCTCGTCTTCAGTATCCTGAAGGGTGTGGGAAGAAGATTGGGAATAGGCTGGTGAAAGGTTGTCCTCCTGGTGGGGTATGTACCCCATATTCTCTATCCTTTGGTCTGGCAATGAGGCACGGtgccaggagaggagctgggcagagcactGGGGGTGGGAAGCTCCCTGCAGGTGTAGGTGGAGGAGCAGCAGtaccagagctgggcaggggctgaggaggggaagggatgCTGGTGGGTGTCTCTAGGGGTTCTGGGATGACCCAaaccagccctgccctggctgctgcagcccagccaccACTGAAGGCTCCAGTCACACACCACCCAGGTCTGGTTAAtcgttgggtttttttaatgggacAAAGCTATTTTGAGCCCTTGGCAATGCAAAGTCTATGTGGGTTACCTCTCAGACCGAAGCTGAGTACAAAAGTGCTGTGTGCAGGTGTCAGGTGCAtggcagcacctctgccagacagagctgctgggcactggCCAGCCAACCTGCCCATGGGACAAGGAAGGGCTTGGTAAGCAGGTACTGGGGTCTGCAGACACTTTACCAGGGAGAGAGGGCATGGCATCAGGTGGGCTGGAACTCAAAGAATGGTCCCAAGTGTGTGGCTGGGGAGTGAGGAGCATATTTGGGACTGAGGTTAGAATAAATTGGGAAACAAGGTAATGGTTAttgggcagggaggggaaaaagcatGCAGTGTCCATGGATCCCAAAGAGGCAGTCTGGAGTCTGGCTGAGGTGAGCAGCATAAGAGGAgcctgggggtgctggcagGCCTGGCACATATCAGAGAGTCCTGCTCTGTCAccacagcaggcaggcaggctgggaaaggcaggactGCCACAGGGCCATGCCAGCTGTGAGGGACAGGAAGGGCATGTAAGGACAAGGAAGACAGGACTGGTGCCCATCTGCTGTGGCCATCATGCTCTGTAAGCTCCGGGGACCGGCATTGGGCAAGCGGTGAGCTGTGGTGTGGACAGTgtgggaaaggggctgggatCTTTCCTGATGGGACTGGGGGAGTGGGCAGAGGGCTCTACAGTGTACAGGTCAGGTCCCTGCCTCTGTGGCTCTCCCAGATCTTGGTCTCACTTGCAGAAGGCATGGTACTGCTGGAGGCCTCACCTGGAGGGCTGGGGGATGTACATGCCTCCTCCCCACATCCGCAGTAGCTCTTGAAATAGGTTTCCCTGGAGATTTTTGGTGGGGATGAGGGAAGGATAAAGAAATTCTGATAGTGGTAGGATCGGGAGAAGTGGGAGCAGGCCCCCTCTCTGGGGTGggccagcctgcagcacagaaggacaggaggtgctgcaggaatgGGATGCAGCAGTCCAAACCCTGTTTCAAAGGCTGAGTTTTACCATCCTTGACTGCATCCTGTGGGAGGATGGGGACCACCAGCCTGGCTTGTGGAAGAGGCAAGGAATGTGGGGAAGTTGATGCATCTGGGAACCTGGCTTGCACTGAGACCTGCAGtctgagctcctcctgccctggcctCTTCATATAATCCCAGCCTAGCATCAGTGCCATGATGAACCAAGGCTGGTTTGAGCATGTGTGCCACCACTTCACCCGTGCCAGGGCCCTCATGGTGCTGGGAGAAGCATGTGGGGGTTTCTCAGTGTTAGGAGTGGTGATGTGTTTCCTGCAGAGGATGGATACTCACATCCACCCCAGCACGTGGTAACAGTGGGACGTGGTCCTCCATGGGGTGGTTGGGGTTCATCTGTACTTTCCTTGACTGGGATACCCTCAGGTGGGGTGTTCTTCATCCAGGAGAGCTTTGTGCTACAGCATGTGGCTGCCTTGTGTGAGTGGATGTTCATCATTGATGTCCTGGTTTTCTACGGCACATTCACCTTTGAGTTTGGGGCCATCTCCACAGACACCTTCCTGGTCCTGCTGAAAGCCAGCCGGGCCCCCAAAAGTTACAAAGGCGAGAGCAGCCTGTCCAGTACAGCCCACATCCACAGCCACGTGGAGGGCCTGGCTATGGCCTGACCCCCACAGGAGGCAGCCCACAGTGGAGACCCCAAGCTGGGCTTTGACAGTGACTCCCCACCTTGAATATCTCTGAAAACCCCGCTgtcgtgtgtgtgtgtgtgtgtgtgtgtgtgtgtgtgtgtgtgtgtgtgtgtgtgtgtttatgtttCTGTGTGTACACGTGGGCCTGCGGTGCCTTCCACTCTCAGCAGGAACTGTGAGGGGGCAGCActtctctggcagctgctgcccctaCAagagctgtcccctccctgcccacagggTTTGGGGTCACTCCTATGGTGTGGGGATGCCAACCTGGTGCTATCAGCAGAGCCAGGATCtgcccctgagctgctgggataACCTGGTCTGAGTCGGGCTGCTGAAGGCAATCATGCAGAGGCTTCCTGCTGCAAGGGATGTGGGGGAACGGGGGGCTCACCCTCCCCTCACCACACAAGCCTGGTGTGCTGGAAGGGGACAAGATCGCTCTTTCCTCCTCGACAGGGGTACGGTTCAGCTGAGCAAGCCTTCCAGCTGGCTACTGTGACTGTCAGAGGAGCCAAAAACACTGGGGTGCCCTTTCCCTTCCTTGGGAAGTGACTGCACTGCCAGTCTCCCTGCAAACCCCAGTCAGGATGGCAGCAGGGtgtctctccctgcctgccctcccagGTGTCTCGCTCTGCTGCAGGATGACACCAGCAGTCAGTCCCAGCTGGACTGTGCTGACCCCCCACACCAGGGCTCTCACTGTTTAGGGCCTTCTATGCCATCAGTCAGTGACTCTCCCcacattttttcagctttgagAATTGTTGAGGCAGGTTTCACCTCCCTGGTCACAGCATTCCTCTGCTTCCAGCTAGTTTGGGAAATGAGTCTCCAAATTTCCCTTCATACGGGGGATGTCCTGCAGGCACTTtgcctgcagagcagtggacttctgctctgtgccactACCAGCCGCAGCTGTCCCAGGGAGTGCAGCCATGGAAAGGGGAAGCGCTTCTGTAGGAACAGAGGAAGCGTGTGCCCCATTCTTCTGGGACTCCCAAATCCATCCTCTGGTGCCTTGGCCAGTGCCTGCCTGGTGGGAGCCcatcctgctcagctgcagcatcctTGGGCTGATGTGCTGCCCggggtgtcctgggcaggggGTTGGGGTGTCGAGGGGTATGagtgctgtgtgtgcatgtgtgtgtatgtatagatctacaaatatatatatatatatatatatatatatatacacacacacatatatatatatgtatgtatataaaatcCCCTTGTCCCTGGAGAGGGGcatttactgctgctgctgctgctgctgtgcgCATTGTTCAAGTTGGGCTTTCCTATTTGCCCACCTTTTCCAAACCGGCCTGTAAAATCACCAGTATACGTAGTTCAAAGAGGAGCCTTTCTGACTTTTGtatctaatatattttttaaaaagtatatataAAGACAACAGTGAATTTACaataataaaagtgaaaatcagCCATGGGTGAGGCAGATGGTCCTTCCCCGCTGGAGTAGCAGCTGGCTTTGGGAATGGGGTGAAGGGTCCTGTGTCCACCCCGGAGGAGAGCCATGAGCCCGGGACTCGGTTCCCTGACCCGAGTGCCAGCCAGGTGGCGGATAGGCGATGTCGCCGGcgtgcagcagcctggagatgCCCGTCCTTTCGGGGGACCCCCGGCCCGCCCTCCCGCTGTCTCCGCCGGGCGGAGCCGGGTCCGGGAAGTCCCGGGAGGCGGAGTCGGGTCGGGACTTTCCCGGTACCGCGGCCGGGGCGCGGCGGCCGGCCTGAAGCTGGGGTGAAGGTaagcggccgggccgggctgggggtgCCGGGGGGACGCGCCCGAGCGGCGGCGGGAGAACGCTAACCAGGGAAAGGGAGTTGAGCGATCCAGAGGTTTCAAGTTGCTGTGCTTGGGCTGCCCGTCCCAGCGGAAGGGTCCTGGGGTCTCCCGCTCCAGCAGCTACGCCGGTCCCTGGTTGCCTCTGGGCCGGCCATAGGGGATGCAGGGAAGATCCAGGTTGGAGAGACAGTTGTTCTCTTGGAGGGGAGAGGAGACACCAACAGCGCTGGCACTTAACACCCTTCTCCCTGCCGGTGGGGAAGTTCCTTATATTTTATGTTGCCAGTGGGTCCTgccccatcctgcagctctccctctcGCGTCCTGTGCCCTGCCTGcgctggagcagggctggcttgCTGCCCGCTCCGAGAGGAGTCACATCCGTGCCCGCAGGCTCGACGAGCTCTAGCCCAAATGGAGCCGTGGGCACCAAGGCGGTAGTGGTACTGCGGGAACAGTGGAAACTGGAGAGACTGAGAGACAGCAAATGCCGGGCTGACGCTGGGAGGGGTTCTCTGAAGGCATACACCCAGATTAATAGTTCGTAACAGCAGAGGAGCTGATTTACGGGCCCttagaggagaaaagcagaagatcAGTGGGTGGTTGGGGTTTGCCAAAACCAACTTGATAGCCACAATGGGAGTAAAGGCATTTTATGCAGAGATATACAAATGGCTTCAGTGCTCAAGGGCAGACTGTCAGGAGAGGAAGGCTTAGGAAGCTTTCAGGGAGAGGATTTCTCTCTGCCATACTTGCTGGTCAAGGACTTTGTTTCCAGGAAGGG
The sequence above is a segment of the Parus major isolate Abel chromosome 6, Parus_major1.1, whole genome shotgun sequence genome. Coding sequences within it:
- the TMEM150A gene encoding transmembrane protein 150A isoform X3, with the protein product MRSPKTTSPNVQYCSCGCVTLTRGWWGAATAPLPRRPGPEPYPGSSLCRRYAMALSNNHICPVHNWSYNQSCDMDGPSSCCTLDHIPLVSKCGTLPPESCFFSLICSLGSFMVILVGLLRYAHLLERLGPSLLNTLGLATGWVCAAGLTMVGNFQVDHAKVLHYIGAGVAFPTSMLFLLLQSILTYRMAKTRAQYWTGHLRSILTIVAFFTLVFRWGPPAWLVEEARNVGKLMHLGTWLALRPAV
- the TMEM150A gene encoding transmembrane protein 150A isoform X2 translates to MPRMPAWGILPVTLPAFTITGMWIVYAMALSNNHICPVHNWSYNQSCDMDGPSSCCTLDHIPLVSKCGTLPPESCFFSLICSLGSFMVILVGLLRYAHLLERLGPSLLNTLGLATGWVCAAGLTMVGNFQVDHAKVLHYIGAGVAFPTSMLFLLLQSILTYRMAKTRAQYWTGHLRSILTIVAFFTLVFSGVFFIQESFVLQHVAALCEWMFIIDVLVFYGTFTFEFGAISTDTFLVLLKASRAPKSYKGESSLSSTAHIHSHVEGLAMA
- the TMEM150A gene encoding transmembrane protein 150A isoform X1; the protein is MRSPKTTSPNVQYCSCGCVTLTRGWWGAATAPLPRRPGPEPYPGSSLCRRYAMALSNNHICPVHNWSYNQSCDMDGPSSCCTLDHIPLVSKCGTLPPESCFFSLICSLGSFMVILVGLLRYAHLLERLGPSLLNTLGLATGWVCAAGLTMVGNFQVDHAKVLHYIGAGVAFPTSMLFLLLQSILTYRMAKTRAQYWTGHLRSILTIVAFFTLVFSGVFFIQESFVLQHVAALCEWMFIIDVLVFYGTFTFEFGAISTDTFLVLLKASRAPKSYKGESSLSSTAHIHSHVEGLAMA